Proteins co-encoded in one Conger conger chromosome 4, fConCon1.1, whole genome shotgun sequence genomic window:
- the LOC133127251 gene encoding alpha-2-HS-glycoprotein-like, translated as MKCVGAVLVLGMLVGAWAIPVPAPLIHFPPCDSHDIEEAAVVAVDYINSHQEHGYKYALARIEKAKVISTPAGGDTIILELDLLESNCHVLNPTPIANCTVRPKTAMRIEGDCDVAVKKLDGVLSVLAFKCKSEPDSREDFCGGCPTLLPLNHTDGLEVVDVALEALNRQANATTYKLVEVSRLTSQVIGGGFKLETEFVTVETNLMDDTRVPFHGFCQASTVTKPPTPSVDCSLFQIPPAPVAPATNDTTLPGPQVLPGPGPLGGLHHKLIHLHDPAATGLLSVSKESGEVPVVKRDVLAVPTAPSEPDQPTVVDQGPVIGGPGPVICPGRIRIL; from the exons ATGAAATGTGTGGGTGCTGTGCTGGTTTTGGGGATGCTGGTGGGGGCCTGGGCGATTCCAGTGCCGGCCCCACTTATTCATTTCCCGCCATGCGACTCTCACGACATAGAAGAGGCAGCAGTCGTAGCTGTAGACTACATCAACAGCCACCAAGAGCACGGGTACAAGTATGCCCTCGCCAGGATAGAGAAAGCTAAAGTCATATCAACG CCCGCAGGTGGGGACACCATCATCTTGGAGCTGGATCTGCTGGAGAGTAATTGCCACGTCTTAAATCCTACGCCTATTGCAAACTGCACAGTCAGACCGAAGACTGCAATG AGAATTGAAGGAGATTGTGATGTCGCTGTAAAAAAACTAGATGGAGTTTTATCTGTCCTGGCCTTCAAGTGCAAATCTGAACCAG ATTCGAGAGAAGATTTCTGCGGGGGCTGTCCGACCCTACTCCCACTGAACCACACAGATGGGCTGGAGGTGGTCGATGTCGCCCTGGAGGCCCTCAACAGGCAAGCCAATGCCACTACCTACAAACTGGTGGAGGTTTCAAGATTGACATCACAG GTGATCGGTGGAGGATTCAAATTGGAGACTGAGTTTGTCACGGTGGAAACTAATTTGATGGATGACACTAGAGTACCC tttCATGGCTTCTGCCAGGCTTCCACGGTCACTAAGCCCCCTACACCTTCAGTGGACTGCAGCTTATTCCAAATTCCG CCAGCTCCTGTCGCCCCGGCAACAAACGACACGACTTTACCCGGCCCCCAGGTCCTCCCGGGCCCTGGCCCCCTGGGTGGCCTGCACCACAAGCTGATCCACCTGCATGACCCTGCCGCCACTGGCCTGCTGTCCGTATCCAAAGAGTCCGGGGAGGTCCCGGTGGTGAAAAGGGACGTGCTTGCAGTCCCCACTGCCCCCAGTGAACCAGACCAGCCCACCGTAGTTGACCAGGGGCCAGTCATAGGAGGCCCTGGGCCCGTCATCTGCCCCGGAAGGATCAGGATCCTCTGA